Proteins from a genomic interval of Stenotrophomonas maltophilia:
- a CDS encoding efflux transporter outer membrane subunit translates to MNAALPRLGLIVALASLAACRTVGPDYALPEGSAFKRPEANAAFIDTQNPQVAANQALPDRWWSLYNDPVLDGLITQALRDNVELKAADAHLRRAAAVYEQALDAGGFEYEAEAGVSRAQLSAESFLQEHELPVINLADGKFAVSYQFDLFGKLKRGAEAARADEQSVAAARDLAQVSVVAQVADSYLEICHANHELHVAEHSLQLQQRSRTVTERLIAAGRGTPPELARANAQVALLEAALPPLHAQRSAAAYSLAALLGQTPGQLPAGVIDCAHAPRLAQPLPVGDGRALLQRRPDVRQAERKLASATARIGVATAELYPDIRLGASLGAAGLLEDFGTPMTQQWSIGPLISWTLPSSGTHARIHAAEAGADAALAEFDHTVLQALRETQTALDRYAQDLRRLQSLRIAQEQAALAAEQNRRLYQGGRTPYLSSLDADRSLATSDATLAAAEAQVSRDQIHLFLVLGGGWQASAAATGTPTAAK, encoded by the coding sequence GTGAACGCTGCCCTGCCCCGTCTCGGCCTGATCGTTGCGCTGGCCAGCCTGGCTGCGTGCAGGACCGTCGGCCCCGACTACGCGCTGCCGGAAGGCTCGGCGTTCAAGCGCCCGGAGGCCAATGCGGCCTTCATCGATACGCAGAACCCGCAGGTGGCCGCCAACCAGGCGCTGCCCGACCGCTGGTGGTCGCTGTACAACGACCCGGTACTGGACGGCCTGATCACCCAGGCGCTGCGCGACAACGTGGAACTGAAGGCCGCCGACGCGCACCTGCGTCGCGCTGCAGCCGTGTACGAACAGGCGCTGGACGCCGGTGGCTTCGAGTACGAGGCCGAGGCCGGCGTCAGCCGCGCGCAGCTGTCGGCCGAATCGTTCCTGCAGGAGCACGAACTGCCGGTGATCAACCTGGCCGATGGCAAGTTCGCGGTCAGCTACCAGTTCGACCTGTTCGGCAAGCTCAAGCGCGGCGCCGAAGCAGCGCGTGCCGACGAGCAGTCGGTCGCTGCGGCGCGCGACCTGGCCCAGGTCAGCGTGGTGGCGCAGGTGGCCGACAGCTACCTGGAGATCTGCCACGCCAACCACGAACTGCACGTGGCCGAGCATTCGCTGCAGCTGCAGCAGCGCAGCCGCACGGTCACCGAGCGCCTGATTGCGGCCGGTCGCGGTACGCCACCGGAACTGGCCCGCGCCAATGCCCAGGTGGCACTGCTGGAAGCTGCACTGCCGCCGCTGCATGCGCAGCGTTCTGCAGCAGCGTATTCGCTGGCCGCGCTGCTGGGCCAGACCCCGGGCCAGTTGCCAGCCGGCGTGATCGACTGTGCACACGCCCCCCGCCTGGCGCAGCCGTTGCCGGTCGGCGATGGCCGGGCGCTGCTGCAGCGTCGCCCGGACGTGCGCCAGGCCGAGCGCAAGCTGGCCTCGGCCACGGCTCGGATTGGTGTGGCCACCGCTGAGCTGTACCCGGACATCCGCCTGGGAGCCTCGCTCGGTGCTGCCGGCCTGCTGGAGGACTTCGGCACGCCGATGACCCAGCAGTGGTCGATCGGTCCGCTGATCTCGTGGACGCTGCCGTCGTCCGGCACGCACGCACGCATCCACGCCGCCGAAGCCGGTGCCGATGCCGCCCTGGCCGAGTTCGACCACACCGTGCTGCAGGCGCTGCGTGAGACCCAGACCGCGCTGGACCGCTATGCGCAGGACCTGCGCCGGCTGCAGTCGCTGCGCATCGCGCAGGAGCAGGCCGCGCTGGCCGCCGAGCAGAACCGCCGGCTGTATCAGGGCGGCCGCACGCCGTACCTGTCGAGCCTGGATGCCGACCGCAGCCTGGCCACCAGCGATGCCACCCTGGCCGCCGCCGAAGCGCAGGTCTCGCGCGACCAGATCCACCTGTTCCTGGTGCTGGGTGGCGGCTGGCAGGCCAGCGCCGCCGCGACCGGCACCCCGACCGCAGCGAAGTAA
- the recD gene encoding exodeoxyribonuclease V subunit alpha, protein MSLLKELHQKGLLRTLDHALATSLQRLRDDTPDSVALAAALASLAVAQGHAGFDPAQPQRLLEGVPEWPDAQAWLAQLRASPWVAAPEQAEAIAEDAPLVLENGLLYLRRYREYERQLAAGLQRIGRYSLPAPDMAALAPLFAQLFPQASGTEDHQARAAGVTLRHPLALVTGGPGTGKTTTIARLLLLLAAQARHAGQPLPEVALAAPTGRAAERMAESLRVAVQRLQEQGLDPALCAALPSTGTTLHRLLGVIPDSPRFRHHADNPLPVDVVVVDEASMIDLPMMAKLVDAIASGTRLILLGDPDQLPSVEAGDVLSAILRASGDGIGTRADDAQALHGLLLPATLQPQAAPRAFAGRRVQLQRGYRQSDALDLAPLAHAVREGDGSTALRLLRGGALAGVHFHEGEADPLRGEREHLLGHWRALADAADPALALQQAGRLRVLTALREGPQGARGLNSRIEQLLAGNTPGYFQGRLLLVTENSYRHRLFNGDIGICLRDGSGAMVAWFPGDSVDQPRAFHPAALPAHESAFAMTVHKAQGSEFDEVWLQLPRQDSRVLSRELVYTGLTRARQVLHVAGSADVLQAALKRHASRLGGLAWRLGAEDVAEAPTRVEQPTVQGTLF, encoded by the coding sequence ATGAGCCTGTTGAAGGAACTGCACCAGAAGGGTCTGCTGCGCACTCTTGACCATGCACTGGCGACCAGCCTGCAGCGGCTGCGCGACGACACCCCGGACAGCGTGGCGTTGGCGGCAGCACTGGCCTCGCTGGCGGTGGCGCAGGGCCACGCCGGCTTCGATCCGGCGCAGCCGCAGCGCCTGCTGGAAGGCGTGCCGGAATGGCCGGATGCGCAGGCCTGGCTGGCACAGCTGCGTGCATCGCCGTGGGTCGCCGCGCCGGAGCAGGCCGAAGCAATCGCCGAGGACGCGCCGCTGGTGCTGGAGAACGGCCTGCTCTACCTGCGCCGCTATCGCGAGTACGAACGGCAGTTGGCCGCCGGGCTGCAGCGCATCGGCCGGTATTCGCTGCCGGCACCGGACATGGCCGCGCTGGCACCGTTGTTCGCGCAGCTGTTCCCGCAGGCATCGGGCACTGAAGATCACCAGGCACGCGCCGCCGGCGTGACCCTGCGCCACCCGCTGGCGCTGGTCACCGGCGGCCCCGGCACCGGCAAGACCACCACCATCGCGCGCCTGTTGCTGCTGCTGGCCGCACAGGCCCGGCACGCTGGCCAGCCGCTGCCCGAGGTGGCGCTGGCCGCGCCTACCGGGCGCGCCGCCGAGCGCATGGCCGAGAGCCTTCGCGTCGCCGTGCAACGCCTGCAGGAACAAGGACTGGACCCGGCGTTGTGCGCGGCATTGCCCAGTACCGGCACCACCCTGCATCGCCTGCTCGGCGTGATTCCCGATTCACCACGCTTCCGCCACCACGCCGACAATCCGCTGCCGGTGGACGTGGTGGTGGTCGACGAAGCCTCGATGATCGATCTGCCGATGATGGCCAAACTGGTCGACGCGATCGCCAGCGGCACCCGGTTGATCCTGCTTGGCGATCCCGATCAGTTGCCGTCGGTCGAGGCAGGTGATGTGCTCAGCGCGATCCTGCGTGCCAGCGGCGACGGCATCGGCACCCGTGCCGACGACGCGCAGGCACTGCATGGTCTGCTGCTTCCGGCCACGCTGCAGCCGCAGGCGGCACCACGCGCCTTCGCTGGCCGCCGGGTGCAGTTGCAGCGGGGTTACCGGCAGAGCGATGCGCTGGACCTGGCACCGCTGGCGCACGCCGTGCGCGAAGGCGACGGCAGTACCGCGCTGCGGCTGCTGCGCGGCGGTGCATTGGCTGGTGTGCATTTCCATGAAGGCGAAGCCGATCCACTGCGTGGCGAGCGCGAGCACCTGCTGGGCCACTGGCGTGCACTGGCAGACGCGGCCGATCCAGCGCTTGCCCTGCAGCAGGCCGGGCGCCTGCGCGTGCTGACCGCGTTGCGCGAAGGCCCGCAGGGTGCGCGCGGGCTCAACAGCCGCATCGAACAGCTGCTGGCCGGCAACACCCCGGGCTACTTCCAGGGCCGCCTGCTGCTGGTCACCGAGAACAGCTACCGGCACCGCCTGTTCAACGGCGATATCGGAATCTGCCTGCGCGATGGCAGCGGCGCGATGGTGGCCTGGTTCCCCGGCGACAGCGTCGACCAGCCGCGCGCCTTCCATCCCGCAGCACTGCCCGCACACGAAAGCGCCTTCGCGATGACCGTGCACAAGGCACAGGGCTCGGAGTTCGATGAAGTGTGGTTGCAGCTGCCACGCCAGGACAGCCGCGTGTTGTCGCGCGAACTGGTCTATACCGGCCTGACCCGCGCCCGCCAGGTGCTGCATGTGGCGGGCAGCGCTGATGTGCTGCAGGCCGCGTTGAAACGCCACGCCAGCCGGTTGGGTGGCCTGGCCTGGCGGCTGGGTGCGGAAGACGTGGCCGAAGCACCAACGCGCGTCGAACAGCCCACGGTGCAGGGCACGTTGTTCTGA
- a CDS encoding MarR family winged helix-turn-helix transcriptional regulator — MDRPLDERTVLQMQLSSGLLYAGRQWQRLADSRLGSYGISTACTMPLLMIGRSGGGIRQVALAQQLGMEGPSLVRLLDKLCASDLVRRESDASDRRANLLWLTDAGHALVSELEDQLIGLRQDVFGELSMDELHAVLKAWRLLAEAADRIT, encoded by the coding sequence ATGGACCGACCCCTCGACGAGCGCACCGTGCTGCAGATGCAGCTCAGCTCCGGCCTGCTGTACGCAGGGCGGCAGTGGCAGCGCCTGGCCGACAGCCGGCTCGGCAGCTACGGCATCTCCACCGCCTGCACCATGCCCCTGCTGATGATCGGCCGCTCCGGCGGTGGCATCCGCCAGGTGGCGCTGGCCCAGCAGCTGGGCATGGAAGGCCCTTCCCTGGTGCGCCTGCTGGACAAGCTGTGCGCCAGCGACCTGGTCCGCCGCGAGAGCGACGCCAGCGACCGCCGCGCCAACCTGCTGTGGCTGACCGACGCAGGCCATGCGCTGGTCAGCGAACTTGAAGACCAGTTGATCGGCTTGCGCCAGGACGTGTTCGGCGAGCTTTCCATGGATGAACTGCACGCCGTGCTGAAGGCATGGCGCCTGCTGGCCGAGGCCGCCGACCGCATCACGTAA
- the recB gene encoding exodeoxyribonuclease V subunit beta — protein MNTAIAEDGIESLSRDPYLALPLEGIRLIEASAGTGKTFTLATLFTRLVVEQGLRIGQILAVTFTDAATQELRKRIRERLALAARLVDLEPAEGEAPDVRLTRDVLQRHLHGGSENSTALKRRLQVAADEIDLASIFTIHGFCTRVLREHALESGHTFDPPELLGSDRELLEELAADLWRVHANDPATLEPLTWLWSNPDALAADLRALLGTPPLHPLPRPVALADPHPALQSAAEALSASVREHGEQFFIDLCDAVDNKWLNGVSYKLGWLHPLGRQLLGWAGRGDPRELLAGDRLPALLPEVLADKTNKKFPDRTPSSPLQAPLARYVALLAERDAWLRATALNFLHALRAEAAQRLQALKRTRRVQTYDDLIDGVALALEGPQRLTLVKQLRAQYRIALVDEFQDTDDRQWGIFHTVFGDSPEVRELGLAPALFLIGDPKQAIYGFRGGDIHTYLKAKRVAQQAPVLDQNFRSRPSVLRALQALYDNGGEDAFLERDIRFEPVRSGGLRTDEDYQRDGHAAAALTLRVLRTGGDKAMSADASRDAATQACVAAIHQILVEARAGSAMLRGRPVQPGDIAVLVRSHREATLVQRALAAVGIPAVAAGKQSLFATAEARDLRALLLALLQPADEGRLRTVLATVLLGQRASAIAAMEREGDLQRGFQAQLLHWRERWQRGGPFAVIADVCAAQGERLLALIDGERRLTNYLQLGELLQEASAQALGMHGLLDWLQGQMASADQDDEQQLLRLESDARRVQIITLHKSKGLEYPLVFLPFVGIDGGATNTASHCTVHVGGQRQLHWKLDKDEAWEAASTQREREQRAEDARLLYVGLTRAEHALWIAVGDLAGLGRTRLAPLLGDLQALRAHADVHIDDSEAPAALPQLAAEVEGDLPAVRALTRRVPHDWWVYSFTQLAHADAGAGDDIEAAATELPAPAADEPAGPELPLEPALPEPAAAAADSAPLDPRFMGSRFGNVLHEAMENVDFAAWADWQPGREAPEGQAEVLRKALHDEGYADVDLDDGVAVLVPLVGHTLTVPLPEGGALYSLAEGERRAEIDFHFAIEPTTVPALLQVLHAHGVSSSRRGFGQRRRLEGLMTGMIDLTYVRDGRWYVLDYKSNRLPGYSPDLLAIAMRHSEYDLQALIYTVALHRWLRFRLGAAYNYERDMGGIRYLFCRGLDGAGNGVHVDRFPLALVDALDALFAGGEQAQAELAARARGASA, from the coding sequence ATGAACACCGCCATCGCCGAAGACGGCATCGAATCCCTCAGCCGCGATCCCTATCTGGCGCTGCCGCTGGAGGGCATCCGGCTGATCGAAGCCAGCGCCGGCACCGGCAAGACCTTCACCCTGGCCACGTTGTTCACCCGCCTGGTGGTGGAGCAGGGCCTGCGCATCGGCCAGATCCTGGCGGTGACCTTCACCGATGCCGCCACCCAGGAACTGCGCAAGCGCATCCGCGAGCGGCTGGCGCTGGCCGCGCGCCTGGTCGATCTGGAACCGGCCGAGGGCGAAGCACCGGACGTGCGATTGACCCGCGACGTGCTGCAGCGCCATCTGCACGGCGGCTCCGAGAACTCCACCGCACTGAAGCGCCGCCTGCAGGTGGCCGCCGACGAGATCGACCTGGCGTCCATCTTCACCATCCACGGCTTCTGCACCCGCGTGCTGCGCGAGCATGCGCTGGAAAGCGGCCACACCTTTGATCCGCCGGAACTGCTGGGCAGCGATCGTGAACTGCTGGAGGAGCTCGCGGCCGATCTGTGGCGCGTGCATGCCAACGACCCGGCCACGCTGGAGCCGCTGACCTGGCTGTGGTCCAACCCGGACGCGCTGGCCGCCGATCTGCGCGCGCTGCTGGGCACGCCGCCGCTGCACCCGTTGCCACGGCCGGTGGCGCTGGCCGATCCACACCCGGCATTGCAGAGCGCGGCGGAAGCCCTGTCCGCAAGCGTGCGCGAGCATGGCGAGCAGTTCTTCATCGACCTCTGCGATGCAGTCGACAACAAGTGGCTCAACGGCGTGTCGTACAAGCTTGGCTGGCTGCACCCACTGGGCCGGCAGCTGCTGGGTTGGGCCGGGCGCGGCGACCCGCGCGAGCTGCTGGCCGGCGATCGCCTGCCGGCACTGCTGCCGGAGGTGCTGGCCGACAAGACCAACAAGAAGTTCCCGGATCGCACGCCGTCGTCGCCGCTACAGGCGCCGTTGGCGCGCTATGTCGCGCTGCTGGCTGAACGCGATGCCTGGTTGCGTGCCACAGCGCTGAATTTCCTGCACGCGCTTCGCGCCGAAGCCGCGCAGCGCCTGCAGGCGCTGAAGCGCACGCGCCGGGTGCAGACCTACGACGATCTGATCGATGGCGTAGCGCTCGCCCTGGAAGGCCCGCAGCGGCTGACGCTGGTCAAGCAGCTGCGCGCGCAGTACCGAATCGCGCTGGTCGATGAGTTCCAGGATACCGACGACCGCCAGTGGGGCATCTTCCACACCGTGTTCGGCGATTCGCCGGAGGTGCGCGAGCTGGGCCTGGCGCCGGCGCTGTTCCTGATCGGCGACCCCAAGCAGGCGATCTACGGTTTCCGCGGCGGTGATATCCACACCTACCTGAAGGCCAAGCGGGTGGCGCAGCAGGCGCCGGTGCTGGACCAGAACTTCCGTTCGCGACCGTCTGTGCTGCGCGCGTTGCAGGCGCTGTACGACAACGGTGGCGAAGACGCCTTCCTCGAACGCGACATCCGGTTCGAGCCGGTGCGTTCCGGTGGCCTGCGTACCGACGAGGACTACCAGCGCGACGGCCATGCCGCCGCGGCGCTCACCCTGCGCGTGCTGCGCACTGGCGGCGACAAGGCGATGAGCGCCGATGCCTCGCGTGATGCGGCGACCCAGGCCTGCGTGGCCGCGATTCACCAGATCCTGGTCGAGGCGCGTGCGGGCAGTGCCATGTTGCGTGGGCGACCGGTGCAGCCCGGTGATATCGCGGTGCTGGTGCGCTCGCATCGCGAGGCCACCCTGGTACAGCGCGCGTTGGCTGCAGTCGGTATCCCGGCGGTGGCGGCCGGCAAGCAGAGCCTGTTCGCCACTGCTGAAGCGCGCGATCTTCGCGCGCTGCTGCTGGCGCTGCTGCAACCGGCCGACGAAGGCCGCCTGCGTACGGTGCTGGCCACCGTGCTGCTTGGCCAGCGCGCAAGCGCGATCGCGGCGATGGAGCGCGAGGGCGACCTGCAACGCGGGTTCCAGGCGCAGCTGCTGCACTGGCGAGAGCGCTGGCAGCGCGGCGGACCGTTCGCAGTGATTGCCGATGTCTGTGCCGCACAGGGTGAACGCTTGCTGGCGCTGATCGATGGCGAGCGCCGCCTGACCAACTACCTGCAGCTGGGCGAACTGCTGCAGGAAGCTTCGGCGCAGGCGCTGGGCATGCACGGGCTGCTGGACTGGCTGCAGGGGCAGATGGCCAGCGCCGACCAGGATGACGAGCAGCAGCTGCTGCGCCTGGAATCGGATGCGCGCCGCGTGCAGATCATCACCCTGCACAAGAGCAAGGGCCTGGAGTATCCGCTGGTGTTCCTGCCGTTTGTCGGCATCGACGGCGGCGCAACGAACACCGCCTCGCACTGCACCGTGCACGTCGGCGGCCAGCGCCAGCTGCACTGGAAGCTGGACAAGGACGAGGCCTGGGAAGCGGCCAGCACGCAGCGTGAGCGCGAGCAGCGCGCCGAGGATGCTCGCCTGCTCTATGTAGGACTGACCCGTGCCGAGCATGCGCTGTGGATCGCAGTGGGTGATCTGGCCGGGCTCGGCAGGACGCGTCTGGCGCCGCTGCTGGGTGACCTGCAGGCGCTGCGCGCGCACGCCGATGTGCACATCGATGACAGTGAGGCACCAGCCGCGCTGCCGCAGCTGGCGGCTGAAGTGGAAGGTGACCTTCCGGCGGTGCGTGCGCTGACCCGGCGCGTGCCGCACGACTGGTGGGTGTACAGCTTCACCCAGCTGGCCCACGCCGATGCTGGCGCCGGCGACGATATCGAAGCGGCCGCCACGGAACTGCCAGCACCGGCGGCCGACGAACCGGCTGGTCCGGAACTGCCGCTGGAACCGGCCCTGCCGGAACCCGCCGCGGCCGCCGCGGACAGCGCACCGCTCGATCCGCGTTTCATGGGCAGTCGTTTCGGCAACGTGCTGCATGAGGCGATGGAGAATGTCGACTTCGCTGCATGGGCGGATTGGCAGCCGGGCCGGGAAGCGCCCGAGGGGCAGGCCGAGGTGCTGCGCAAGGCGCTGCACGACGAAGGCTATGCCGATGTCGACCTGGACGATGGCGTGGCGGTGCTGGTGCCATTGGTTGGCCACACGCTTACCGTACCGCTGCCCGAAGGCGGCGCCCTGTACAGCCTGGCCGAAGGCGAGCGCCGCGCGGAAATCGACTTCCACTTCGCCATCGAACCGACCACGGTGCCGGCGCTGCTGCAGGTGCTGCACGCGCACGGCGTTTCCAGCAGTCGTCGAGGGTTCGGCCAGCGCCGCCGGTTGGAAGGCCTGATGACCGGCATGATCGACCTGACCTACGTGCGCGACGGGCGCTGGTACGTGCTCGACTACAAGTCCAACCGCCTGCCGGGCTACAGCCCGGACCTGCTGGCCATCGCCATGCGCCACAGCGAATACGACCTGCAGGCGCTGATCTACACCGTGGCCCTGCATCGCTGGCTGCGCTTCCGCCTGGGTGCGGCCTACAACTACGAGCGCGACATGGGCGGCATCCGCTACCTGTTCTGCCGCGGCCTGGATGGCGCCGGCAACGGCGTGCATGTGGACCGCTTCCCGCTGGCACTTGTGGATGCACTGGACGCGTTGTTCGCTGGTGGCGAGCAGGCCCAGGCCGAATTGGCCGCGCGTGCGCGTGGAGCCAGCGCATGA
- a CDS encoding FUSC family protein, translated as MNALTDRQAWLFSIKTYLAAVAALYIAMAGNLSRPYWAMGTVYIVSQPLLGPTRAKGVYRIVGTLVAGLATLLVLPALVETPLVLSAAMSIWLAGCLFMALLNRGPRGYAFLLAGYTTAFIGFPAVTSPETIFDTVVARSEEIILGTVVAVLFASLLFPASVRPMLRARIGNWMEDAAQWCRQILERGRAHAPRNRLAADLVQFEALIEFLRRDDPRHAGSAVSMERLRERMLLLLPVLSSIADRLSALRSDGQALPEGLPALVDDIHDWLDGPTNASEYARLRARISALKPQVDRDLQHLQLASLLLRLEELVDLWQDCRTLQHAIDHGTAPLDRAHYRIRTERVAADKHVDYGMALFSALSAGVALMSYCVLWIALGWEGGGNGAMMAAVTAAFFAAQDDPAPSMVSFLVWAMVASVVAGVYLFGVFPAVHDFGLLALVLAVAFLPLGLMLHHPKSALFALPLTVNLAALLSLQNTYSANIQTFLNSSIAMFIGIGFAVVMTRLFRSVGAEWTARRLVRQGWTTLAEAAEGRGQQDRQRFAARMLDLLGLLAPRLAATPEGSDIASVDMLNEARIGLNILQLRRARLELPERSREAVEHILEEIAAHYRRQITARRPIVAAEALRERLDTSLGRVGSVSACKARDEALMGLIGLRFALFPEAKALAPGWADADAASA; from the coding sequence ATGAACGCGCTGACCGACCGCCAGGCCTGGCTGTTCTCGATCAAGACCTACCTGGCCGCGGTGGCCGCGCTGTACATCGCCATGGCCGGCAACCTGTCGCGCCCGTACTGGGCGATGGGCACGGTGTACATCGTCAGCCAGCCGCTGCTGGGCCCAACCCGGGCCAAGGGCGTGTACCGCATCGTTGGCACCCTGGTGGCCGGCCTGGCCACCCTGCTGGTGCTGCCGGCGCTGGTGGAAACGCCGCTGGTGCTGAGCGCGGCGATGTCGATCTGGCTGGCCGGCTGCCTGTTCATGGCCCTGCTCAACCGCGGTCCGCGCGGTTACGCGTTCCTGCTGGCCGGCTACACCACCGCCTTCATCGGCTTTCCGGCGGTAACCTCGCCGGAAACCATTTTCGACACGGTGGTGGCACGCAGCGAGGAGATCATCCTCGGCACGGTGGTGGCAGTGCTGTTTGCTTCGCTGCTGTTCCCGGCCTCGGTGCGCCCGATGCTGCGCGCCCGCATCGGCAACTGGATGGAGGACGCCGCGCAGTGGTGCCGGCAGATCCTTGAACGTGGCCGCGCACACGCGCCGCGCAACCGGCTGGCCGCCGACCTGGTGCAGTTCGAGGCACTGATCGAGTTCCTGCGCCGCGACGACCCGCGCCACGCCGGTTCGGCGGTATCGATGGAGCGCCTGCGCGAGCGCATGCTGCTGCTGTTGCCGGTGCTGTCCTCGATTGCCGATCGCCTGAGCGCGCTGCGCAGCGACGGCCAGGCCCTGCCCGAAGGGCTGCCGGCGCTGGTCGATGACATCCACGACTGGCTGGATGGCCCGACCAACGCCAGCGAATACGCCCGTCTGCGCGCGCGCATCAGCGCGCTGAAGCCGCAGGTGGACCGCGACCTGCAGCACTTGCAGCTGGCCAGCCTGCTGCTGCGCCTGGAAGAACTGGTGGACCTGTGGCAGGACTGCCGCACCCTGCAGCACGCCATCGACCACGGCACCGCGCCGCTGGACCGCGCGCACTACCGCATCCGCACCGAACGCGTAGCCGCCGACAAGCACGTCGACTACGGCATGGCGCTGTTCTCCGCGCTCAGTGCCGGCGTGGCACTGATGAGCTACTGCGTGCTGTGGATCGCGCTGGGTTGGGAAGGCGGCGGCAACGGCGCGATGATGGCTGCGGTGACCGCCGCGTTCTTCGCCGCACAGGACGATCCGGCACCGAGCATGGTGTCATTCCTGGTATGGGCGATGGTCGCCTCGGTGGTGGCCGGCGTGTACCTGTTCGGCGTGTTCCCGGCCGTGCACGACTTCGGCCTGCTGGCGTTGGTGCTGGCGGTGGCGTTCCTGCCGCTGGGCCTGATGCTGCACCACCCCAAGAGCGCGCTGTTCGCGCTGCCACTGACGGTGAACCTGGCCGCGCTGCTGAGCCTGCAGAACACCTACAGCGCCAACATCCAGACCTTCCTCAACTCGTCGATCGCGATGTTCATCGGCATTGGCTTTGCGGTGGTGATGACCCGCCTGTTCCGTTCGGTGGGTGCCGAGTGGACCGCGCGCCGGCTGGTGCGGCAGGGCTGGACCACGCTGGCCGAAGCCGCCGAAGGCCGTGGCCAGCAGGACCGGCAGCGCTTCGCCGCACGCATGCTCGACCTGCTGGGCCTGCTCGCACCGCGCCTGGCGGCGACGCCGGAGGGCAGCGACATCGCTTCGGTGGACATGCTCAATGAAGCGCGCATTGGCCTGAACATCCTGCAGCTGCGCCGCGCCCGGCTGGAACTGCCCGAGCGCAGCCGCGAGGCGGTCGAGCACATCCTGGAGGAAATCGCGGCGCACTACCGCCGGCAGATCACCGCACGCAGGCCGATTGTGGCGGCCGAGGCGCTGCGCGAGCGGCTGGATACCTCGCTGGGCCGGGTCGGCAGCGTGAGCGCCTGCAAGGCCCGCGACGAGGCGCTGATGGGCCTGATCGGCCTGCGCTTCGCGCTGTTCCCGGAAGCCAAGGCGTTGGCGCCGGGATGGGCGGACGCCGACGCTGCATCAGCCTGA
- a CDS encoding DUF1656 domain-containing protein, whose product MPGEFSLHGVFVPTLLGLMLLAYLVNSGLHALLQRAGAYRHIWHPPLFNLALYGIVLGLLFHLLRWMQS is encoded by the coding sequence ATGCCTGGTGAATTCAGTCTCCACGGAGTGTTTGTCCCGACCCTGCTCGGGTTGATGTTGTTGGCCTATCTGGTCAACAGCGGCCTGCACGCGCTGCTGCAGCGTGCCGGTGCCTATCGCCATATCTGGCACCCGCCGCTGTTCAACCTGGCGCTGTACGGGATCGTGCTTGGCCTGCTGTTCCACCTCCTGCGTTGGATGCAATCGTGA
- a CDS encoding efflux RND transporter periplasmic adaptor subunit, translated as MNKIVKKTLPVLLTSAAVIVALLVLRQLWVYYMDEPWTRDAHVGADVVQVAPDVSGLVETVQVADNQAVKKGDLLFVVDRARYRIALEQARASLGERQASVAQLRREIGRDRSLQDLVAAEDAEVRRAKLQAAQAALATAQAAVDLAELNLGRTEVRAPADGRVNDRTMRVGDYVVAGKPVLALLDTGSFRIDGYFEETRLRGVAPGQSVDIRLMGESAPLRGHVESIAAGIEDRYRSNGSTLLPNVTPAFDWVRLAQRIPVRIAIDEVPKGVELIAGRTATVTVDTGRHPHNDKAGTAPTQAGL; from the coding sequence GTGAACAAGATCGTGAAGAAGACCCTGCCGGTGCTGCTCACCAGCGCAGCCGTGATCGTCGCCCTGCTGGTGCTGCGCCAGCTGTGGGTCTATTACATGGATGAGCCGTGGACCCGCGATGCGCATGTCGGTGCCGACGTGGTGCAGGTGGCGCCGGACGTGTCCGGGCTGGTGGAAACGGTGCAGGTGGCCGACAACCAGGCGGTGAAGAAGGGCGACCTGCTGTTCGTGGTCGACCGCGCCCGCTACCGCATCGCGCTGGAGCAGGCCCGCGCCAGCCTGGGCGAGCGCCAGGCCTCGGTGGCACAGCTGCGCCGCGAGATCGGCCGTGACCGCAGCCTGCAGGACCTGGTCGCCGCCGAGGACGCCGAAGTGCGCCGCGCCAAGCTGCAGGCTGCACAGGCTGCGCTGGCCACCGCACAGGCCGCGGTCGACCTGGCCGAACTCAACCTCGGCCGCACCGAGGTGCGCGCACCGGCCGACGGCCGGGTCAACGACCGCACCATGCGCGTGGGCGACTACGTGGTGGCCGGCAAGCCGGTGCTGGCGCTGCTGGATACCGGCTCGTTCCGCATCGATGGCTACTTCGAGGAAACCCGCCTGCGCGGCGTGGCCCCGGGACAGAGCGTGGACATCCGCCTGATGGGCGAGTCGGCCCCGCTGCGCGGCCATGTCGAGAGCATCGCCGCCGGCATCGAGGATCGCTACCGCAGCAACGGCAGTACCTTGCTGCCAAACGTGACCCCGGCCTTTGACTGGGTGCGGCTGGCGCAGCGCATTCCGGTGCGCATCGCCATCGACGAAGTACCCAAGGGCGTGGAACTGATCGCCGGTCGCACCGCCACGGTGACCGTGGACACCGGCCGCCATCCGCACAACGACAAGGCCGGCACCGCGCCGACACAGGCGGGCCTGTGA